DNA sequence from the Thermodesulfobacteriota bacterium genome:
GGGAGGCGGGTGAACTTCTTGTTTCTTCGGATAATATGGTTACCGGTTACTGGAAAAAGGAAGAAGAAACCAAAGAATGCTTCATTGAATTAGATGGCAGACTCTGGTACAGGACGAGAGACATAGTGAGGATCGATTCTTCCGGTTGGCTCTACTACCTTGATCGATCTGCTGACACGATAAAACACAAAGGATACAGGGTTTCGGCATCAGAAATAGAGGCCACTCTTCAGGACCATCCTTCTGTTACTGCAGCTTGTGTGGTTGGAATACCTGACGAAAAGGTTGGAGAGAGAATAAAGGCCTTTGTGGTTCTCAAAGAGGACTCAAGAGGAATTAGCGCTTACGAACTTATAAGATGGTGCAGGGAACGCCTCGCCCCTTATAAGGTACCCCAATACATAGAATTTCGGGACATGCTACCTAAGTCCAAAGTTGGAAAGATGCTGCGAAGGGAGTTAAGGGAAGAGGAGAGAAAGAAAAGGGAGATATAGGCGGAGGGGTACCAAATCCTACTATTCCTTATCTAACCTCTTAAAAACTCCAATCGGTTGGTAACCAAGGGAAAGACGTTTAGGTCTTCTATCCTTTTATAACTTGACTTCCATAGAGTTTGTTGAATTAAATATGGAGGTGGAAAAAAAAGGATCCAACTTAATTACGTACTCTGAGAAGCTGTCCAATGTAACGTACGATGAAACCCATCCTTACAAGCCCCACAGGGCAAAAGTCTTTCTTGAGCTTCTAAGAAGGTATAGCTTAGTGGATGACCGATTCGACACCATAGTGGAACCTGAAAAGATTGATGAAAGCTTACTCCTTCTTTTTCACGAAAAGGAATATGTGGAGACTTTGAAAAGGGCGGAGCATGAATTCGATTTTGAGGCTTATAAAAGAGGCATTGGAACGGAAGATAATCCGGTATTTAGTGGCATGTTTGAATTCGCACTTTCTTGTGTGGCCTGTACATTTACGGCATTCCGAAAGGTCATCGAAGATGGGATAGATTTTGCTTTTAACCCTCTGGGCGGATACCATCATGCCGAAAGAGGGTATGCCATGGGCTTTTGCTATTTGAACGATGTTGCAGTGGTTGGAAAGTATTTTTTGGGGATGAAAAAGAGATTCGTAATCCTTGACATCGATGCCCATCACGGAAATGGAATCCAAGACGCCTTTTATGCGGATAGAGATGTACTTACCATTTCGATCCACGAATCAGGAGCGACTTTATTTCCCGGTACGGGTTCTGAAAATGAACTAGGTGAGGGTGAAGGCTACGGATATAACGTAAATATTCCCCTTATAGCCGGCTCTGGCGACGAAGTTTATCTATACGCTTTCGAATCCGTTGTCCGTCCCCTAATTAAGAGTTTTTCGCCTGATTTCCTTGTCGTCCTCATAGGAACGGATTTGCACAAAGACGATCCCATGTCCCACCTCAATGTCACTGCACGGGGTTTCAAAAAGACGATTGAGATAGTTCGGGAGCTCTCGGATAGAATTGTCGCTTTGGGCGCAGGAGGTTATAGCGTAAGTAAATCCCCTGCACTTTGGACAATAGCTTACTCTGTCTTTACAAAAAGGAAAATCCTTGATCAATATGCGGGATTGGTGGGAGGGATGATGTACGGGCCGGAGGTCGATCTTTTTTACTTCCTCAATGAAGAGTTCGAAGATAATCCAAAGATTAAGGCCCTCAGCATGAAAAAGGCAGAAGAGGTCGTAAGTTTCATAAAAAAGAATGTCTTTCCCATATTCGGCATCAGTTAAGGCCTTATCAGACTGTCCTCTGATTCGACTCACAGGAAAAAAGATTAAAAGGGGAGGGAAGCATGGGGATTCTTCTTTTTATTCTTTCAATTCTTCTCTTTACGGCTGATCTCTTACACGCGAAAAACACAACGAAGAATCCAAGCGGAATATGCGTAGAATGCCATGAACTTGTAACTCCAGGAATAGTTAATGACTGGAAGTCCTCCAAACATTACAAAGTAGGCTCTGTGGGATGTATCGACTGCCATTCTGGAAACGAAAGGCCAGATACATTCTCCCACAACGGTTTTAGGATCCACATGATCCCAACCCCGAAAGACTGTAGAAAATGCCACACTCAAGAAGTCGACGAATACGAAAATAACATCATGTCTTACGCATACAAGAATCTTATGTTCAACAATCTTTTCTCTGCCTTTAAAAAGAGTGTGAATCATTACGAAGGACGACCCCTCACAGAGGAAGATTCGTGCCTTTCCTGTCATGGAACCAAACTTGAGGTAAAAGGGCAGAAAGAAAGAGAAACCCTTTTTGGCATTATGGAATTTGTCCAAATAGAGGGTTGGCCTAATACCGGTGTGGGCCGGTTAAATCCTGACGGCTCAAAGGGATCATGCGCTGCCTGCCATGCAAGACATAGTTTTTCTTTGGGGGTGGCGAGAAAACCTGAAGCCTGCTCCAGGTGCCACAAAGGTCCGGACGTACCCGCTTACAAAATATACACCGTGAGTAAACACGGGATTTTATATTCTTCCAAAAAAAGCGATTGGAATTTTGATTCAAAAGAGTGGGTAGCCGGGAAAGACTATACTGTGCCAACCTGTGCCACTTGCCATATGAGTGAGGTAAAAAAGATGGGTGAGATTGTGGCAAAAAGGACCCACATGGTATCCGACAGATTAAGCCATCGTCTTTTTGGGATTCCTTACGCAACGGCTTACCCCAAATCTCCAGAAACTTACAAGGTAAGAAACAGGGCAGGCCTTCCGCTCCTTTGTGAACTTACAGGTGAGCCGGTTACAGGTTATCTTATAAGCAGAGAAGAACAGATTAAAAGAAGAAACAGAATGAAATCCATATGCTCGGTATGCCACGCAACCCCTTTTATTGAGAGGCACTTTTCGAGGTTGGACGAGGCTATTTACACAACTAATGAGATCACGAAAAAGTCTACAGATCTTCTCCTATCTTCTTGGAAAAAGAAAAAGGCAAAAACAAAAGACGGTATTTTTAACGAATTTCTAGAGAGACTCTGGGTTGAGAACTGGCTCTTTTACGGAAATTCTGTAAGACTTGCGTCGGCTATGGGCGGAGCCGACTACGGAGTATTCGAAGGAGGAAGATGGGGGCTCACAAAGAATCTCGAGGCGATAAGAGAGTGGAAAAGAATACTATTTTCCTTGACCGTCCGGAAAAAAACTGATAAGTAAAGAGACGTCAATTCGGTTTTGCTTTCAAGGGAAGAGGGGTGAAAGTCCCCCGCTGTCCCGCAACTGTGATGGGTGTACGGCCTTTACACAAAGGCCACTGTATGGGGTAACACCCATATGGGAAGGCGTAAAGGCTAAGTCCCTAAGCCAGGAAACCTTGGGCAAAACCGCAAATTGACACTCATCCTTACGAGGATAAGGAGGTGTCACAATGGTCTATCTCATTTTCATCGTTTTTTTCCTTATGGTTTCTTCAAACTTTGCTGCCTCCCAGGAGATTGAAGAGCTTGAGCCTATTGTCGTGAGTGCTGAAAGGGTGAAAGTTTTGACAACAGAACCTTATGGTTCGGTAAGCATCCTAACGAGGGAAGAGATTGAATCTAGACATTTCGGTTACGCAAAAGACGCGCTAAGCACTATTCCCGGGCTCAGTTTGACTCGATCGGGTGGACGAGGAGCCTTAACGACACTTTTTTTGAGAGGCATGAATAGCGAACATACTTTAGTACTCATCGATGGGATGGAGGTGAATGACCCAACATCAGCAAGCAGAACGTTCGACTTTGGCCATTTTTTTCTTGAAAATGTGGAAAGGATAGAGGTTTTAAAGGGGGCTCAGAGTCTCTCATACGGATCTGATGCTATAGCGGGCGTTGTGAACATCGTAACGAGGACTGGGAAAGGCAAACCTGCTTTTTCACTCACGTCGACTGTAGAAAGCCATTCAACATTTAGAGAATCCGCCTCTTTTTCCGGAGGAAAAGACATCCTCAGCTATTTCTTTTCCGTTGTCCGCGAGGACTCAAAAGGCATATCTTCGGCTGACAAAAGACTCGGTAATAGAGAGCGGGACGGTTACAAAAACTCAACGCTGTTTTCGAAAGTTCAGATACGACCCAAAGAAAACCTTAATATTGAGTTTCTTCTAAACCATGTAAATTCCCACAAAGAACTGGACATCAGACCAGGGCCACAAGGGGATGACCCAAATTACGACTCTACGGTCAAAAATTTACTACTAAAAGGAGGCTTGGATTTTAAGCTACCGGGCGGTAGATGGATTCAAAGATTATTCTATGGAATCAACGATGTTTATAGGAGGTACGAAAACGATCCCGACCCCAAAAGAAGATCTTGGTCCAGGTATACCTATGACGGAGCCTTAGAAAAAATAGATTGGCAAAATAATGTCCAGATCAGTCTAGATAACGAAATCGTTTTTGGCCTGGAATACGAAAGGGAACGTGCTAAGTTCAATTCTGTACATTCTTGGGGAAAAGAAGGGATGCCCAAGAAGGGCACGCATACGATTTCTGTGTACTTGCAGGACAAATTCGAGCTTGGAGGCGGTATCCAGGGAATAGCAGGAATCAGGTTAGATGACCACTCAAGATTCGGAACGGAGACAACATTTAGAATAGCACCGAGTCTTATGCTTGCAAAAACGAGAACGAGGCTTAAGGCTTCGTACTCTACGGGATTTAAAGCACCTACCGTTTATCAACTTTTTGCACCCGCTGACCCGATTTACGGTCCAATAGGAAACAGGGAACTTAAGCCGGAAAGAAGCAGATCGTACGAGGTCGGGTTAGAACAACATTTCTTCAAAGATACCGTTTTACTAACGGCAACATACTTTGAGAATTACGTGAAAGACATGATCATATTCGATTACAATCCGGTAACATGGATGTACTACGGGTACAAAAACATAGGAAAAGCAGAAACAAGCGGATTCGAATTTACTTTAGTTGCAAAACCTACGCAGTCTTTAGGCTTTACTTTCGGATATACTTTCTGTAACGCCCGCGACAAAGATACGGATGAACCCTTACCAAGAAGGCCAAAGCACAAATTTGATGCGAATGTAAATTACCGCTATCTTGAGAAAGCTACTTTCGGGTTAGAGTGCCAGTACGTGGGTGAAAGGTACAATAACAGAGGTAGAGGTAGGAAGATGGGTGGATACACCATTTTTGGAGGTTCACTCGATTATAGGATGCACAAGAACTTCTCCCTCTTTGGTAGAATCGACAACATCTTCGATAAACACTACTACGAGGTATGGGGATACGGGACTGAAGGCCGCGTTTTTAAAGGAGGAATAAGGTTAACCTTTTAGTTGCTTACATTTTTGACATCGTTTTTGGGGATCCGAGATGGATCCCCCATCCGGTAAAGGCCATGGGGAAGGTCATATCCTTTTTGGACAAAAGGATGAACGTACAAGGAAAGAAGACGCATCTTTACATAAAGGGCGGACTTATGGCCATTTTTGTCATCCTACTTTTTGGGACGTCTACAGCTACTGTTCTTTACTTGGCCCAAAGGTTGGATAAATATGTTGGAACCGTCTTGGATATAATCATTTCTTATTTTGTTTTATCCACAAGGGACCTTTACGACCATGGAATTGAAATATACAGAAGACTCAAAGCCAACGATCTAGTTGGTGCAAAAAAGGCCCTCTCTATGATAGTTGGAAGGGATGTGGAACATATGGACGAGAAAGATATCGTAAAGTCGGCAGTTGAAAGTATCGCTGAGAATACGAATGATGGAGTAGTTGCGCCGCTTTTTTATTTGATTTTGGGTGGTCCAGTCCTTGCAATGGTCTACAAGGCTATAAATACGCTCGACTCAATGGTTGGATATAAAGACGAAAGATACGAGCATTTCGGTTTTTTTTCAGCAAAACTGGATGATATCTTCGGGTATATCCCTGCAAGGCTTTCGGCGATATTTATTTCCATCTCTTCGCTTATCTACTATAGGTCCTTTAAAGCTTTTCATTTGTCAGTCAAAACTTTTATTAAACAGGGCTCTTACCATCCTTCCCCCAATAGCGGTTATCCTGAAGCGGCAATGGCTGGAGCTTTGGGAATGAGGATCTCTGGTCCCCAGTATTACGGAGGTAAGCTTTCAATTAAACCTTACATTGGAGAAGAAAGGCGTAAGACAAAGCCCGAATTGATAAGAGAGGCTTTGCATATAATGCTTCTCTCCTCAATCTTAACATTAATAAGTGGGGTTCTTCTCCGTGGAATTTGATCATGGAGGATATATAAAAGGCTACGAAAACGTTATAGATTTTTCATCCAATGTAAATCCCCTTCCAATCCCTAAGAGGGTTGAAAGGCTTCTCAAAAAGAGCATAGAGCGTATGCGATACTATCCCGATCCTTTCTGTGAGGAGCTCAAAGAAGCGGTCTGTCGTGAGCTAAATTTACCGGCTGATATGGTTTTATTCGGAAACGGTTCTACAGAGATCATATACCTCATCACACGGGTTTTTAAACCCAAAAAAGTTCTTATCTTCGAGCCTACTTTTTCGGAGTACAAAAAGGCGAGTCTCTTAGAAGGGGCTTCGGTTAGCAAGCTCTACCTCAACTCGAGATTCGAGTTAGAAACGACCTCCCATGAAGAAGTAGACATGCTTTTCCTTTGCCATCCGAATAACCCAACCGGAAACTTTGTGATAGAGAGAAACGAGATGATTTTCGATTTTAAGGCCGGATATTACGTTGTGGATGAGGCTTTCATCGATTTTGTGGATGAAAAAGAGAAATATTCGTTCCTATCCTTTCTTAATGGTAGAGAAAGACTCATAATCCTTCGCACCTTCACAAAATTTTTCCCACTGGCAGGCCTAAGAATCGGATACGTCCTTTCGAAGAGTGATACAATCGAAAGACTTAAAAGATTCCAACCTCCTTGGACGGTCAATGCGTTCGCAATGATTGCACTTAAGGCCTTCCTTTTAGAGAGAGAGTTCCAAGAAAAAACGCTTAAGGTATTAAAAAGTGAAAGGCTTTACCTTGCAAGAAAGCTAAAAGAACTTGGGTTTGAGGTTTACCCTTCTTTGACCAATTTTCTTCTTATTAGGCTAAAAGATGGGCAGTCGTCGACTTTGGTTAAGGAAGAACTCCTAAAAAAGGGTATTCTAGTTAGGGATTGTTCGAATTTCGAAGGTCTGGGAGATCGATTTATAAGGGTTTGCGTAAAGACTAGAAGCGAGAATCGAAAACTCATCCAAGCTTTGTCTTCGCTATGAAAAAAAGAATAAGAGCGCTCATCGAAGAGTCTGTTGCAAAAAATTTGGCCGATGCCCTTTTACTCTCGGGAGGTCTAGACACTTCAATCCTTGCTTTGGTGCTAAAAAGGCTAAATGTAGAGTGCCATTCAGTCTCA
Encoded proteins:
- a CDS encoding fatty acid--CoA ligase family protein, with amino-acid sequence EAGELLVSSDNMVTGYWKKEEETKECFIELDGRLWYRTRDIVRIDSSGWLYYLDRSADTIKHKGYRVSASEIEATLQDHPSVTAACVVGIPDEKVGERIKAFVVLKEDSRGISAYELIRWCRERLAPYKVPQYIEFRDMLPKSKVGKMLRRELREEERKKREI
- the cobD gene encoding threonine-phosphate decarboxylase CobD, which gives rise to MGFFSVEFDHGGYIKGYENVIDFSSNVNPLPIPKRVERLLKKSIERMRYYPDPFCEELKEAVCRELNLPADMVLFGNGSTEIIYLITRVFKPKKVLIFEPTFSEYKKASLLEGASVSKLYLNSRFELETTSHEEVDMLFLCHPNNPTGNFVIERNEMIFDFKAGYYVVDEAFIDFVDEKEKYSFLSFLNGRERLIILRTFTKFFPLAGLRIGYVLSKSDTIERLKRFQPPWTVNAFAMIALKAFLLEREFQEKTLKVLKSERLYLARKLKELGFEVYPSLTNFLLIRLKDGQSSTLVKEELLKKGILVRDCSNFEGLGDRFIRVCVKTRSENRKLIQALSSL
- a CDS encoding cytochrome c3 family protein is translated as MGILLFILSILLFTADLLHAKNTTKNPSGICVECHELVTPGIVNDWKSSKHYKVGSVGCIDCHSGNERPDTFSHNGFRIHMIPTPKDCRKCHTQEVDEYENNIMSYAYKNLMFNNLFSAFKKSVNHYEGRPLTEEDSCLSCHGTKLEVKGQKERETLFGIMEFVQIEGWPNTGVGRLNPDGSKGSCAACHARHSFSLGVARKPEACSRCHKGPDVPAYKIYTVSKHGILYSSKKSDWNFDSKEWVAGKDYTVPTCATCHMSEVKKMGEIVAKRTHMVSDRLSHRLFGIPYATAYPKSPETYKVRNRAGLPLLCELTGEPVTGYLISREEQIKRRNRMKSICSVCHATPFIERHFSRLDEAIYTTNEITKKSTDLLLSSWKKKKAKTKDGIFNEFLERLWVENWLFYGNSVRLASAMGGADYGVFEGGRWGLTKNLEAIREWKRILFSLTVRKKTDK
- a CDS encoding TonB-dependent receptor, yielding MVYLIFIVFFLMVSSNFAASQEIEELEPIVVSAERVKVLTTEPYGSVSILTREEIESRHFGYAKDALSTIPGLSLTRSGGRGALTTLFLRGMNSEHTLVLIDGMEVNDPTSASRTFDFGHFFLENVERIEVLKGAQSLSYGSDAIAGVVNIVTRTGKGKPAFSLTSTVESHSTFRESASFSGGKDILSYFFSVVREDSKGISSADKRLGNRERDGYKNSTLFSKVQIRPKENLNIEFLLNHVNSHKELDIRPGPQGDDPNYDSTVKNLLLKGGLDFKLPGGRWIQRLFYGINDVYRRYENDPDPKRRSWSRYTYDGALEKIDWQNNVQISLDNEIVFGLEYERERAKFNSVHSWGKEGMPKKGTHTISVYLQDKFELGGGIQGIAGIRLDDHSRFGTETTFRIAPSLMLAKTRTRLKASYSTGFKAPTVYQLFAPADPIYGPIGNRELKPERSRSYEVGLEQHFFKDTVLLTATYFENYVKDMIIFDYNPVTWMYYGYKNIGKAETSGFEFTLVAKPTQSLGFTFGYTFCNARDKDTDEPLPRRPKHKFDANVNYRYLEKATFGLECQYVGERYNNRGRGRKMGGYTIFGGSLDYRMHKNFSLFGRIDNIFDKHYYEVWGYGTEGRVFKGGIRLTF
- the cbiB gene encoding adenosylcobinamide-phosphate synthase CbiB gives rise to the protein MPHPVKAMGKVISFLDKRMNVQGKKTHLYIKGGLMAIFVILLFGTSTATVLYLAQRLDKYVGTVLDIIISYFVLSTRDLYDHGIEIYRRLKANDLVGAKKALSMIVGRDVEHMDEKDIVKSAVESIAENTNDGVVAPLFYLILGGPVLAMVYKAINTLDSMVGYKDERYEHFGFFSAKLDDIFGYIPARLSAIFISISSLIYYRSFKAFHLSVKTFIKQGSYHPSPNSGYPEAAMAGALGMRISGPQYYGGKLSIKPYIGEERRKTKPELIREALHIMLLSSILTLISGVLLRGI